ACCACAGATTGCAGCGGTTGGCTCTTGTTGTCTTGTAGGAATAATCTGCAGTGGAACTCTCTATATTGCAAATCTTGGTGATTCCCGTGCTGTTCTAGGGAGGCTTGTCAGGGCTACAGGCGAAGTACTTGCTATTCAACTCTCAGCTGAGCACAATGCAAGTTTTGAGTCAGTGAGACAGGAGTTGCAGTCTTTGCACCCTGATGATTCACATATCGTAGTTTTAAAACATAACGTGTGGCGCGTGAAGGGTCTTATACAGGTAAATTTATCATTTCTCCATTCATTGgattgatttgattttattattaatttatagtgAAGACTGATAACATGTTTCCTTTCATGCCTTAAAACATTAATTGTGATTTTATACTCTGGATATAACTTGTACATCCACGGACTTATACTGGATTTTTTTTCGAATGATAGATACTTCAAGGATCGCGGTACAGTTTTAGTTTTGAACGCTAGAGATCTGAGATAAAAATTAAGTACTTAAAATTTTCCATCTGCTGATAAGTTCCATATTGTCAGTTGTATATTTTTTGAACTGTTGGTCACTTTCTTTATAGTTGCATTGTTCTAATGCTTTCTTAGAAAATTGAAGCATGATAATACTTGTGGAAGAGAATTATGTAAGGGGAAAACACTAACTAATAGAGTAAttactttcatttctttcaGAAAAGACGTTAGATATTTTTCGTTCTAAAATTGATTTACAGTAACTGTAAGCTCTACATTTCTTCGAAGTGTAGTTGCCACTGTTGATATATTGCACATATTTGTTTCTTTCTTGATGGTGTGAGCTTCAcgagtttgtttttaaatttagCACCTAATGTTTCTTAGGTTGAGCATTTGATGTTGTCGTGAGTAACAGATCTCTTGATATTAAGACATTAGGATCATGACTTTGTGCAATGCAGATGTTTAGCCCTCAATCTGAAAGTCTATAATGATGTTTGGCTTGGTTTTCATGCTGTTCACGCTGGGTAAAATTTGTGATCCTGAAACCACTAAtgtataatttatattaattgtgttGCTTACAGATCTCAAGATCAATTGGAGACGTGTATTTAAAAAAGGCTGAATTCAACAGAGAGCCACTATTTCAGAAATTCCGATTGCGTGAACCTTTCCAAAGACCTATTTTGAGTGCAGATCCTGCAATCGCTGAGCAACAGTTGTTGCCTCATGATCAATTCATTATATTTGCATCTGATGGCCTCTGGGAACACCTTTCCAACCAAGAAGCTGTTGATCTAGTCCAAAATCATCCGCGCAATGTAAGATATATTTAGCACCGAAATACTTAAGAAGGTTTCTATTTCGGACTGTGCTTTGTTGTTTCCAATTTTCTCGAGATCTTGTGTTACACTTTGTGAGTAGCTACAGCAGGTATTGTTCAGCATTTGTTTTCATATGCATATTTTTCTGGTTATAAAAATAAACTAGTATTGATAAGAATCTGCTATGGCACATTTGTCTCGATATTATACTATCACAAGTATCAAATTATATTCACTTGTCTCTATATTGATAGGAATCTGCTATGGCACATTGGTTTTCTTCATCGACTGATGGAGTTTAATTCTACAGTTGCATATCAGCTACTAGGGAAATTAAGAGTTCCATAATATTGACTATGGCTGGCTGtgcgatatttttttttgttgattggaAATAGATTTCGTTATTCCTAATCCTTATTGAAAGCAATAAGTTACTCAAAAATGGTTGAATTGTGCAGGGGAGTGCTAAGAGATTAGTGAAAGCAGCATTGCAAGAGGCGGCAAAGAAAAGGGAGATGAGGTATTCGGACTTGAAGAAAATCGACCGTGGAGTTCGTCGTCATTTCCATGACGACATAACAGTAGTGGTGGTGTTTCTTGACTCTCATCTTGTGAGTAGGGCTAGTTCAGGGCGGAGTCCCAACATATCTGTGAAGGGGAGTGGCATCACTATTCCTGCAAATTCACTGGCGCCTTTCACGACCCCAGCAGAACCCGTGGCAACTTGACAAGGGAAAACTCTGTCTCTAATTTGTTTCACCTGATGAATGAATACACAGGTAGCTTCTTGAGCAGCCCCTTGAATTCTTTAATGTACACTGAACTTTTAACCCCAAGACTACTAGTACACTGGAATCCTATCATACTTACGCTTTCTGGGCAGCTTTTTGCCTTTATTTGATCTTGGCTTCACTTTTGTAAATCCCCCATGTTTCTCATCGAGACCACTTTATCAACAGATTATATCTGGAACTCCCCATACCTAAAAGTTTTCtttttttgctttcttttgtatGATGATATATGCAAGATCGCATGACAATGCTTATGTTGATAAGAACTCATGATTGTTGATCGATCATACCGTCGTGCCTACACATTTTTGCCATGGATTATTGCTTGGATGAACCTCACCGTTCAACTTTGTTCATTATATACTACTTCCtttgtccgcgaataggagtttcgtttttccattttagtccttacgcaaataggagtcccggttcacttttaccataaatgataatatgGTCTCACTTTCTACTaccttattccactcacattttatttaaaactatatacaagtgggacccttatttcactcacttttcttaacatttcttaaaaccttgCGTTGTCCATAAATGAGATTtctaatggtggacggagggagtgcaACCCATGATTAGGCTTTGGCGGGATACACACAGACATAGTGCTAGTctatatactactccatccgtccctcaTTAACTGTTCACTTTGattttgacacgagttttaagaaatgtaaaagaaagtgggttagtaaagttagtggaatatgtgtcacttaccatttatagtaaaagtgaaagtgaaCAATTAATGGGGGACAGATGAAAACGGCAAAAATGGACCATTaattagggacggagggagtaatttattGACGTATGGGAAATCAATCAAATTGGATCATCTACAAATATTGGATATGTGTGTGGACTCATAATTGGTCGCACATTTATCTTACAAAGGCTTGAATATAGGGTTAAATATCacattaaatatgattttatttcaaccatttacactaaacttaaatttaaaataatattttct
This genomic interval from Salvia splendens isolate huo1 chromosome 13, SspV2, whole genome shotgun sequence contains the following:
- the LOC121762361 gene encoding probable protein phosphatase 2C 46, encoding MLSGLMNFLKACFRPRADGFAQKGSDANGRQDGLLWYKDSGQHFNGEFSMAVVQANNLLEDQSQLESGCLSMTESGPYGTFVGVYDGHGGPETSRFINDHLFPHLKRFAAEHQSMSVEVIRKAFQATEDGFLSVVSRQWPTRPQIAAVGSCCLVGIICSGTLYIANLGDSRAVLGRLVRATGEVLAIQLSAEHNASFESVRQELQSLHPDDSHIVVLKHNVWRVKGLIQISRSIGDVYLKKAEFNREPLFQKFRLREPFQRPILSADPAIAEQQLLPHDQFIIFASDGLWEHLSNQEAVDLVQNHPRNGSAKRLVKAALQEAAKKREMRYSDLKKIDRGVRRHFHDDITVVVVFLDSHLVSRASSGRSPNISVKGSGITIPANSLAPFTTPAEPVAT